The Deltaproteobacteria bacterium genome window below encodes:
- a CDS encoding 4Fe-4S cluster-binding domain-containing protein, which yields MTRDDSLVVAGVDPGTCAEGPHRRFALWLQGCTLACPGCCNPELFDADAGRRRNVSELLTEITAAPGGVEGVTVVGGEPLQQLPALTRLLAGVAASGLGVLVFTGYEPDEARALPGFDALWQCCDTLVAGRFDARRRDGAPAFVGSRNQTLLHRTTRYAADALWQGPPMAELVVEPDGRVRLVGAPSTGLALARALAGPRALRLADA from the coding sequence GTGACGCGCGACGACAGCCTCGTCGTCGCGGGCGTCGATCCGGGCACCTGCGCCGAGGGGCCACACCGACGCTTCGCGCTGTGGCTGCAGGGCTGCACGCTGGCGTGTCCGGGCTGCTGCAACCCGGAGTTGTTCGACGCCGACGCGGGGCGACGGCGCAACGTGTCGGAGCTGCTCACCGAGATCACCGCGGCGCCCGGCGGTGTCGAAGGCGTGACCGTGGTCGGTGGCGAGCCGCTGCAGCAGCTGCCCGCGCTCACGCGACTGCTGGCCGGCGTGGCGGCGAGCGGGCTCGGCGTGCTGGTGTTCACCGGCTACGAGCCCGACGAGGCCCGTGCGCTACCCGGCTTCGACGCGCTGTGGCAGTGCTGCGACACGCTGGTCGCCGGGCGCTTCGACGCGCGTCGCCGCGACGGCGCGCCGGCGTTCGTGGGCTCGCGCAATCAGACGCTGCTGCATCGCACCACGCGCTACGCCGCCGACGCGCTGTGGCAGGGCCCGCCGATGGCCGAGCTGGTGGTCGAGCCCGACGGCCGGGTTCGCCTCGTCGGTGCGCCGTCGACCGGTCTCGCGCTCGCGCGTGCGCTCGCAGGCCCGCGCGCCCTGCGGCTTGCGGACGCGTGA
- a CDS encoding S9 family peptidase — MLAMDRLGDPVLDGKGNVIFVLRQTDLAGNRGRTDLWKVAIAGGAPTRLTTHPESDDSPRVAPDGTIYFSSGRGGQPGVWKLPPGTTDAVKVTDLPLPIAALALSPAGDQLAFSMEVFVDCEDLACTKARLDAAAAQKASGVLYDHMFVRHWDSWADGRRNHLFVMPVAGGTPIDVTKGLDADVPSKPFGGAEEFTFSPDGRTIVFGARDRVADEPWSTNFDLFAVASDGNGERKKLTAGNPAWDSHPRFSPDGQTLYYKAMKRPGYEADRFHLVAMSWPDGTPRAVTDAWDRSIDELSIDPDGNTAWVTADELGRKKVFAVDLATGTVTPRSENGSVASVLADATQLVFLRDDLRAPAELFRLAKGGGEPTAITTINTTKVAAAQMGKAEPFEFVGAGGDTVHGWVVEPVGLDAAKTYPVALLIHGGPQGSFGDHFHYRWNPQAYAGAGFGAVMIDFHGSTGYGQAFTDAINDDWGGKPLTDLDKGLEAALAKYPWLDGTRVCALGASYGGYMINWIAGKLPDRFRCLVNHDGLFDMRSMYYATEELWFPEWEHRGPQYLVPKRYELWNPVNLVARWKTPMLVIHGALDFRVPEAQGLSTFTALQRRGIESRYLRFPEENHWVLRPANSIQWHDTVLAWLADHTAAGTK; from the coding sequence ATGCTGGCGATGGATCGCCTCGGCGACCCGGTGCTCGACGGCAAGGGCAACGTCATCTTCGTGCTGCGACAGACCGATCTCGCGGGCAACCGCGGGCGCACCGACCTGTGGAAGGTCGCCATCGCCGGCGGCGCACCCACGCGGCTGACGACGCACCCCGAGTCCGACGACAGCCCCCGCGTCGCGCCCGACGGCACCATCTACTTCTCGTCCGGACGCGGCGGTCAGCCGGGGGTGTGGAAGCTGCCGCCCGGCACCACCGATGCGGTGAAGGTCACCGACCTGCCGCTGCCGATCGCCGCGCTCGCGCTGTCGCCGGCCGGCGATCAGCTGGCGTTCTCGATGGAGGTGTTCGTCGATTGCGAGGACCTCGCGTGCACCAAGGCGCGGCTCGACGCTGCGGCCGCGCAGAAGGCCAGCGGCGTGCTGTACGACCACATGTTCGTGCGGCACTGGGACAGCTGGGCCGACGGTCGCCGCAACCACCTCTTCGTGATGCCCGTCGCCGGCGGCACACCGATCGACGTGACCAAGGGCCTCGACGCCGACGTGCCCAGCAAGCCCTTCGGCGGTGCCGAGGAGTTCACGTTCTCCCCCGACGGCCGCACGATCGTGTTCGGCGCCCGCGACCGCGTGGCGGACGAGCCGTGGTCGACCAACTTCGATCTCTTCGCGGTCGCGAGCGACGGCAACGGTGAGCGCAAGAAGCTCACCGCCGGGAACCCCGCGTGGGACAGCCACCCGCGCTTCTCGCCGGATGGGCAGACGCTCTACTACAAGGCGATGAAGCGGCCCGGCTACGAGGCCGACCGCTTCCACCTGGTCGCGATGTCGTGGCCCGACGGCACGCCCCGCGCCGTCACCGACGCGTGGGATCGATCGATCGACGAGCTGAGCATCGACCCCGACGGCAACACCGCGTGGGTCACCGCCGACGAGCTCGGCCGCAAGAAGGTCTTCGCGGTCGACCTCGCGACCGGCACGGTGACACCGCGCAGCGAGAACGGCTCGGTGGCGTCGGTGCTGGCCGACGCGACCCAGCTGGTGTTCCTGCGCGACGACCTGCGCGCACCCGCCGAGCTGTTCCGCCTGGCCAAGGGCGGCGGCGAGCCGACCGCGATCACGACCATCAACACCACCAAGGTCGCCGCCGCGCAGATGGGCAAGGCCGAGCCGTTCGAGTTCGTCGGTGCCGGCGGTGACACCGTACACGGCTGGGTGGTCGAGCCGGTCGGACTCGACGCCGCCAAGACCTACCCGGTCGCGCTGCTGATCCACGGCGGTCCCCAGGGCAGCTTCGGCGATCACTTCCACTACCGCTGGAACCCGCAGGCCTACGCGGGCGCGGGCTTCGGTGCGGTGATGATCGACTTCCACGGCTCGACCGGCTACGGCCAGGCCTTCACCGACGCGATCAACGACGACTGGGGCGGCAAGCCGCTCACCGACCTCGACAAGGGCCTCGAGGCCGCGCTCGCCAAGTACCCCTGGCTCGACGGCACCCGCGTGTGCGCGCTCGGGGCCTCGTACGGCGGCTACATGATCAACTGGATCGCCGGCAAGCTGCCCGATCGCTTCCGCTGCCTGGTCAACCATGACGGGCTGTTCGACATGCGCTCGATGTACTACGCGACCGAGGAACTGTGGTTCCCCGAGTGGGAGCACCGCGGCCCGCAGTACCTCGTGCCCAAGCGCTACGAGCTGTGGAACCCGGTCAACCTGGTCGCGCGGTGGAAGACGCCGATGCTGGTCATCCACGGCGCGCTCGACTTCCGCGTGCCCGAGGCCCAGGGACTCTCGACCTTCACGGCGCTGCAGCGCCGCGGCATCGAGAGCCGCTACCTGCGGTTCCCCGAGGAGAACCACTGGGTGCTGCGACCGGCCAACAGCATCCAGTGGCACGACACCGTGCTGGCGTGGCTGGCCGATCACACCGCCGCGGGCACGAAGTGA